A genomic segment from Desulfonatronum lacustre DSM 10312 encodes:
- a CDS encoding aminopeptidase yields the protein MPPEQENGQDASDRLFRHEELERYADVLLWAVERSRGRPLKNSETVLIEYDGLARELVEVLYTRILERGLVPVQHQRATPAMELSYLRFANNKRLNMVAPGEPERQGGVNGLIRILAPESLTHLEAVTPEIQVRRDSARDPLREVLYFRELGGQIGRTVAMYPTQALADAAGLTLQEYAARVRTACMLGSDDPVRDWKRFARQQATTLEWLNGLSIRQLHVQSARVDLRLRLGEHRLWLGLTGRNMPSYEVYTSPDCRFTEGVFHSDQVVHVGGTPVEGVRLAFQAGRVISVKARSGADRLRRFLALDDGAWRVGEFSLTSREHSRIPEYMANTLFDENIGGPEGNCHIALGSCHPDAFAGNPADFVHALRRELGFNESNQHWDLVNTEQKRVTATLADGGSRVIYEDGAFTA from the coding sequence ATGCCCCCCGAACAAGAGAACGGACAGGACGCTTCGGATCGACTGTTTCGCCACGAGGAACTGGAGCGCTACGCCGACGTGCTGCTCTGGGCCGTGGAGCGCTCCCGAGGCAGGCCGCTGAAGAACTCGGAAACCGTGCTCATCGAATACGACGGCTTGGCCAGGGAGCTGGTCGAGGTGCTCTACACCCGTATTCTGGAGCGTGGCCTGGTCCCGGTGCAGCATCAGCGGGCCACCCCGGCCATGGAGCTCAGCTACCTGCGCTTCGCGAACAACAAGCGACTGAACATGGTTGCCCCCGGAGAACCGGAGCGCCAGGGCGGGGTGAACGGTTTGATCCGGATTCTGGCCCCGGAGAGCCTGACCCACCTGGAAGCCGTGACCCCGGAAATTCAGGTTCGACGGGATTCGGCCCGGGACCCGCTCCGGGAAGTACTCTATTTTCGAGAACTTGGCGGACAAATCGGGCGCACCGTGGCCATGTACCCCACCCAGGCCCTGGCCGACGCCGCGGGACTGACGCTTCAGGAGTACGCGGCCCGGGTGCGCACGGCCTGCATGCTGGGCAGCGACGACCCGGTGCGGGACTGGAAGCGATTCGCGCGGCAGCAGGCGACGACCCTGGAGTGGTTGAATGGACTTTCCATCCGCCAGCTGCATGTCCAGTCGGCACGGGTGGATCTGCGGCTGCGCTTAGGGGAGCACCGGCTCTGGCTGGGACTGACCGGACGGAACATGCCCAGCTACGAAGTCTACACATCTCCGGATTGTCGGTTCACCGAGGGCGTGTTTCATTCCGACCAGGTGGTCCACGTGGGCGGGACTCCCGTGGAAGGCGTACGCCTGGCGTTTCAGGCGGGCAGGGTGATCAGCGTCAAGGCCCGAAGCGGCGCGGATCGGTTGCGGCGTTTTCTGGCCCTGGACGACGGGGCCTGGCGGGTCGGCGAATTTTCCCTGACCAGCCGGGAGCATTCTCGGATCCCGGAATATATGGCCAACACCCTGTTCGATGAGAACATCGGCGGCCCGGAAGGCAATTGCCATATCGCCCTGGGCTCCTGCCATCCGGACGCCTTTGCCGGAAACCCGGCGGACTTCGTGCATGCGCTGCGCCGGGAGTTGGGCTTCAACGAATCCAATCAGCACTGGGACCTGGTGAACACCGAGCAAAAACGGGTCACCGCCACCCTGGCCGACGGCGGCAGCCGCGTAATCTATGAAGACGGAGCGTTCACGGCCTGA
- a CDS encoding N-acyl homoserine lactonase family protein — translation MSNQQSWRIHPIVVGSKVFDQGMMTYQHAHGQPYTIPIYVWYLEPVDDSSQPRVLVDTGEMSPVQSADREQAIGGKIHTFEEGLALYGLKPEDVDVVIHTHLHNDHCENDFKCANAVFYAHAKELERIHDPHPLDFRYNEEFIEDMEDADRFRVVTEDQEILPGISVIHTPAHTEGGLTVLVDTPSGRAAITGFCVIDENLNPPQSVKAMEMEVIPPGTNINPCLAYDQMVRVKGLADILLPLHEPRFAAMSTIP, via the coding sequence ATGAGCAACCAACAATCCTGGCGCATTCACCCCATCGTCGTGGGCAGCAAGGTTTTTGACCAAGGCATGATGACCTATCAGCACGCCCATGGCCAGCCCTACACCATCCCGATCTACGTCTGGTACCTGGAGCCCGTGGACGATTCGTCCCAGCCCAGGGTTCTGGTGGATACCGGGGAAATGAGTCCGGTCCAGTCCGCGGATCGGGAACAAGCCATCGGCGGGAAAATCCACACTTTTGAGGAAGGGCTGGCCCTGTACGGACTGAAGCCGGAGGACGTGGACGTGGTCATCCACACCCATCTGCACAACGACCACTGTGAAAACGACTTCAAGTGCGCCAACGCCGTTTTCTATGCCCACGCCAAGGAATTGGAGCGCATCCATGACCCGCATCCCTTGGACTTTCGCTACAACGAGGAATTTATCGAGGACATGGAGGATGCCGACAGGTTCCGGGTCGTCACCGAAGACCAGGAAATCCTGCCCGGCATTTCCGTGATCCACACCCCGGCCCACACCGAGGGCGGACTGACCGTACTGGTGGACACGCCATCCGGACGGGCGGCCATCACCGGGTTTTGCGTGATCGACGAAAACCTGAACCCACCCCAATCCGTGAAGGCCATGGAAATGGAGGTCATCCCTCCCGGCACGAACATCAACCCGTGCCTGGCCTATGACCAGATGGTCCGGGTCAAGGGCCTGGCCGACATCCTCCTGCCCCTGCACGAACCCAGGTTCGCCGCGATGTCCACGATTCCGTGA
- a CDS encoding DUF4160 domain-containing protein — MPTISMFYGILVLMYYRDNRRHHLPHVHVRYQGDEAAISIEEGVIIEGALPNKQLRMVQAWVEIHKEALMVNWELAVSGEQPFRIPPLQ, encoded by the coding sequence ATGCCCACGATCAGCATGTTTTACGGCATCCTGGTATTGATGTACTATCGGGACAATCGACGTCATCATCTTCCGCATGTCCATGTCCGCTACCAAGGGGATGAGGCGGCTATCTCAATTGAAGAGGGCGTGATTATCGAAGGCGCTTTGCCGAACAAGCAGCTCCGAATGGTTCAAGCGTGGGTCGAGATCCACAAGGAAGCGTTGATGGTCAACTGGGAATTGGCCGTGAGCGGTGAGCAACCTTTTCGCATCCCCCCATTGCAGTGA
- a CDS encoding DUF2442 domain-containing protein, which yields MLFDVLSVMPRSGYILDLQFSNGERRRFDMRPLLTMKPWNRIASPAVFRRVRVDYGTLVWPGEIDIAPETLYDDSIPLDESRADE from the coding sequence ATGCTTTTTGACGTCCTCTCCGTCATGCCCCGATCCGGGTATATTCTCGATTTGCAGTTCAGCAACGGCGAACGCCGCCGTTTCGACATGAGACCGCTGCTGACAATGAAGCCCTGGAATCGAATCGCTTCACCGGCTGTTTTCCGGCGTGTCCGCGTCGACTATGGCACTCTCGTCTGGCCAGGTGAAATCGATATCGCTCCGGAAACATTGTACGACGATTCGATTCCGCTGGATGAGAGTCGTGCGGACGAGTAA
- a CDS encoding DEAD/DEAH box helicase, whose product MTSSSPISTFIQGIEHAQRLPANCLVHHEVLAERAGRFAPLPEDLPEGFSDCLASLGITSLYAHQAEAVGRIRAGRDVVAATPTASGKSLIYNLPVLEALYRDPEARALYLFPLKALAQDQHAGLREMIGGWPRERRPTLAVYDGDTDSQDRARIRRKPPRILITNPDMLHLGLLAHHHLWRDLFRNLRFVVIDEVHVYRGVMGSHMAWVFRRLERICAHYGTRPTYVCCSATIHNPVELTRELTGRNAELIAANSAPQGRKHMLFLDAAQGPSQTALTLLEQALIQGLRTIVYTGSRKMTELLGIWSAQRLKEFRDRIGVYRAGFLPRERRRIEADLASGRILAVISTSALELGIDIGDLDLCLLVGYPGSIMATWQRAGRVGRGGQESAVALLAYENPLDKFFIRHPEVFFASPPEAAVLNPANPAIMEQHLLCAAADLPLDPDEPLMRAEHVRKRVDALVNRGKLLRTADRRRLICPDENPHREVGLRGSGRSLLIFHGETGEQIGLMDWHRVCTDAHPGAVYLHQGKTWLVERLDLETGAVFVLPAKVNYFTRVRGEKRTRILETQASRPLWNTTIHLGRLEITQRYPAFERRALRGHKLLEVVDLDLPENIFETEGIWLVIPEAVRRSLEDRQMHFMGGIHALEHACIGILPLLILTDRNDLGGISTPLHEDLERAAVFVYDGIPGGIGLTRQAYARAETMLQRTLEAVDGCSCEIGCPACVHSPKCGSGNRPIDKEAALAVLEALGGRAGQGWGTETCGLRSVPLARTGEPGSAGAGPITISDGAPDPGPGLLGPGPGRRPVVGPELSLAAEPPTEYGAGAHVPFSDPEQVTRTAPVPHFAVLDVETRYSAQEVGGWCHTDLMGVSCAVLYDSREDTFLDYLQEDIPKLAAKLREFDLVVGFNILNFDYKVLRGVLDFDFCSLPTLDMLKVVHDRLCYRLSLDHLAKHTLNAQKSGNGLDALKWWKEGRIEQIITYCRRDVAITRDLYLHGRDKGYVLFQNKACKLVRLPVSW is encoded by the coding sequence GTGACCTCCTCCTCGCCCATTTCCACGTTCATCCAGGGCATTGAACATGCCCAGCGGCTGCCCGCCAATTGCCTGGTCCACCATGAGGTGCTGGCGGAGCGGGCGGGCCGGTTCGCGCCGTTGCCCGAGGACCTGCCGGAGGGGTTTTCGGACTGCCTGGCTTCCCTGGGCATCACCAGCCTTTACGCCCATCAGGCCGAGGCCGTGGGCCGGATCCGGGCCGGACGGGACGTGGTGGCGGCCACGCCCACGGCCAGCGGCAAGAGCCTGATCTACAACCTGCCGGTGCTGGAGGCTCTGTACCGCGACCCCGAGGCCCGGGCCTTGTACCTGTTTCCGCTCAAGGCCCTGGCCCAGGACCAACACGCCGGGCTACGAGAGATGATCGGCGGTTGGCCTCGGGAACGTCGGCCGACCCTGGCCGTGTACGACGGGGACACGGACAGCCAGGACCGCGCCCGGATCCGCCGGAAGCCGCCTCGGATTCTGATTACCAACCCGGATATGCTCCACCTGGGCCTGCTGGCCCACCATCATCTCTGGCGGGATCTGTTCCGGAACCTGCGTTTCGTGGTCATTGACGAGGTCCACGTCTACCGGGGGGTGATGGGCTCGCACATGGCCTGGGTGTTTCGCCGCCTGGAACGAATCTGCGCCCACTACGGGACCAGGCCGACCTATGTCTGCTGCTCCGCCACCATCCACAACCCCGTGGAGCTGACCCGTGAACTGACCGGACGGAATGCCGAGTTGATCGCCGCCAATTCCGCGCCCCAGGGCCGCAAGCACATGCTCTTCCTGGACGCGGCCCAGGGGCCGTCCCAAACCGCCTTGACGCTCCTGGAGCAGGCCTTGATTCAGGGCCTGCGAACCATCGTCTATACCGGATCGCGGAAAATGACCGAGCTGCTGGGTATCTGGTCGGCCCAGCGACTGAAGGAATTCCGGGACCGGATCGGCGTGTACCGGGCCGGGTTCCTGCCCAGGGAACGCCGCCGGATCGAGGCGGACCTGGCCTCGGGTCGGATTCTGGCGGTGATCTCCACCAGCGCCCTGGAATTGGGCATCGATATCGGGGATCTGGATCTGTGTCTGTTGGTGGGCTACCCCGGCTCGATCATGGCCACCTGGCAGCGGGCCGGGCGGGTGGGGCGCGGGGGGCAGGAATCCGCGGTGGCCCTGCTGGCCTACGAAAACCCCCTGGACAAGTTCTTCATCCGGCATCCGGAGGTTTTCTTCGCCAGTCCGCCGGAAGCCGCGGTGCTCAACCCGGCCAATCCGGCGATCATGGAACAGCATCTGCTCTGCGCCGCCGCGGACCTGCCCCTGGACCCGGACGAACCCCTGATGCGGGCGGAACACGTCCGCAAGCGCGTCGACGCCCTGGTCAACCGGGGGAAACTGCTGCGCACAGCGGACCGGCGCAGGCTGATCTGCCCGGACGAAAATCCGCACCGGGAGGTCGGTTTGCGCGGCAGCGGCCGGAGTCTGCTGATCTTTCACGGCGAGACCGGCGAGCAGATCGGGCTGATGGATTGGCACCGGGTCTGCACCGACGCCCACCCCGGCGCGGTCTACCTGCATCAGGGCAAGACCTGGCTGGTGGAGCGTCTGGACCTGGAAACCGGCGCGGTATTCGTGCTCCCGGCCAAGGTGAACTACTTCACCCGGGTCCGGGGCGAGAAGCGCACCCGCATTCTGGAGACCCAGGCCTCCAGGCCGCTTTGGAACACCACCATCCACCTGGGGCGACTGGAAATCACCCAGCGCTACCCGGCCTTCGAGCGCCGGGCCCTGCGGGGCCACAAACTGCTTGAAGTGGTGGACCTGGACCTGCCGGAGAATATTTTCGAGACCGAGGGCATCTGGCTGGTCATCCCGGAGGCCGTGCGCCGCTCCCTGGAAGACCGCCAGATGCACTTCATGGGCGGAATCCACGCCCTGGAGCACGCCTGCATCGGCATTTTGCCCCTGTTGATTCTCACGGACCGCAACGACCTGGGCGGAATTTCCACGCCCCTGCACGAAGACCTGGAACGGGCCGCGGTGTTCGTCTACGACGGGATTCCCGGCGGCATCGGCCTGACCCGGCAGGCCTACGCCCGAGCAGAAACCATGCTCCAGCGCACCCTGGAGGCCGTGGACGGCTGTTCCTGCGAAATCGGCTGCCCGGCCTGCGTCCATTCCCCGAAATGCGGCTCCGGCAATCGGCCCATCGATAAAGAGGCTGCCCTGGCCGTGCTGGAGGCTTTGGGCGGACGGGCAGGGCAGGGCTGGGGGACCGAGACGTGCGGACTTCGATCCGTACCCCTCGCTCGTACCGGCGAACCCGGTTCGGCCGGAGCCGGGCCGATCACAATTTCTGACGGAGCTCCAGACCCAGGTCCAGGTCTACTAGGTCCTGGCCCAGGTCGTCGGCCAGTCGTCGGCCCAGAACTCTCCCTGGCCGCTGAACCTCCCACGGAATATGGGGCAGGCGCCCACGTCCCCTTTTCCGACCCGGAGCAAGTAACGCGAACCGCTCCGGTCCCTCACTTCGCCGTGCTGGACGTGGAGACCCGCTATTCGGCCCAGGAGGTGGGCGGCTGGTGCCATACGGACCTGATGGGTGTGAGCTGCGCCGTGCTGTATGACTCCAGAGAGGATACCTTTCTGGACTATCTCCAGGAGGACATCCCCAAGCTGGCCGCGAAGCTGCGGGAATTCGACCTGGTGGTGGGCTTCAATATCCTGAATTTCGACTACAAAGTGCTCCGCGGGGTCCTGGATTTCGACTTCTGTTCCCTGCCCACCCTGGACATGCTCAAGGTGGTTCACGACCGCCTGTGCTACCGTCTGTCTTTGGATCATTTGGCCAAGCACACCCTGAACGCCCAAAAATCCGGCAACGGGCTGGATGCCCTGAAGTGGTGGAAAGAGGGCCGCATCGAACAAATCATCACCTACTGCCGCCGAGACGTGGCCATCACCCGGGATCTTTACCTGCATGGCCGGGACAAGGGCTACGTCCTGTTCCAGAACAAGGCCTGCAAACTGGTCCGGCTGCCGGTGAGTTGGTGA